The following nucleotide sequence is from Pygocentrus nattereri isolate fPygNat1 chromosome 25, fPygNat1.pri, whole genome shotgun sequence.
tttgggtggtggttcattctcagcactgcagtaacactgatgtggtggtggtgtgttagtgtgtgttgtgctggtctgagtggatcaggcacagcggtgctgctggagtttttaaacagtgtccactcactgtccactctattagacactcctaccttgtcggtccaccttgtagaagtCAGACGACAGCTGGTTAcggctgattggtgtatgtaaaTACACCTTTACAAACTTCAAAATTCCctcataactcagtgtgtgaggtgtaatcagaggttcagagggtttggcgtgaaatggttcagacgtctttacagtggtggtgatgggaaccaggcgtcgccatgactacaacacagatatagacactttatttaccatccagaaccaccagagaacctacacaagtcttctgagtttatatggaatgttgatgatggaaaatagtggaaaatctggaataatgagttttctttggggactattttgccgcacagcgccctgcatgtctccctccaccatgaatggagttgaagttctctaaactctcataaaacagcgtctcagtcatcaggcagtgaattcagaaccagttcatgtaggaactttctgtgaggagcttttagagggacgtctggttcccatcaccaccactgtgaggagcttttagagggacgtctggttcccatcaccaccactgtgaggagcttttagagggatgtctggttcccatcaccaccactgtgagcagctctgactcggtaaccgctcagaaccgctctgattacatctcaaccagtcaattatgcagaaaattcaGACAAATTAGTAAGACTTCCCGACTCACAGCTCATTGAATCAAGTGGAGAAATTTtccagaaaatgacaaaatacagGAAACGTCAGTGTTCAGGGTTAAAAACCCATTTATTTTATATCCGCGACTACAGTGTATAAACAGTATCAGCTGATCTCAGCAGAGCAGCTCAGCGTGGCTCCAGAGACAGTGGTGAAAGGTCAGGTGGTCCCACCCGACAGATCCCCCGCTGATTATTTGTGCTGCTCCGTCACTTTGTCTCATCTCCGCTGTCGTGGCTCAACCCGGGGTTGTGAGCTCCGTTACCACGGCGGTGACATGGGCTGTGGGTTCTGCAGGTATGACATCACCACGGCTGATATGGACAGCCTGGAGGAGGAAAACACAGcgatatttaaaaacaaacaaacaaacaaacaacaactcCAACAACataacaacaaaacagcaaTCGAGCAAATTTACACAGAGGAACTGAGGACAGGCCTTAAAAATGAGACGGTAAAGTACAGAATCCTGTCAATGCAGCGAAGCTCACACTTTAAATTTACTCCAAGGAAGGAGATCACCTGAAGAACATGGGGTTTAGACGGCTGCAGTGGTCTATAGATGACCGTCGTCTTTAGATGGTCTGCGGTAGCTCTTAGGTGACCACAGTGACTAATGTTTAAACTATGACAGTGGTCTTTAGGCGGTGTGCAGTAGTATTTAGACGGTGTGcggtagtctttagacagtgtgcagtagcctttagaTAACAGTAGTCTTTACATGGTGTGCGGTAGCCTTTAGATaacagtagtctttagatggtgtgcagtagtctttaggcAATGACAGTAGCCTTTAGACTGTAGATAgttgtctttggactgtgtaCGGTAGACTATAGACAGGGTGCGGTAGCTTTTAGATAACAGCAATCTTTAGATGgtgtgcagtagtctttagccaaTGACAGTAGCCTTTAGGCTGTAGATAgttgtctttggactgtgggcgGTAGCCTTCAGACGACTAGTCTTTAGACTATGACAGcagtctttagactgtgggcgGTAGCCTTCAGACGACTAGTCTTTAGACTATGACAGcagtctttagactgtgggcgGTAGCATTCAGACGATTAGTCTTTAGACTACGACAGcagtctttagactgtgggcgGTAGCATTCTGACGACTAGTCTTTAGACTATGACAGCAGTCTTTAGACTGTGTGCGGTAGCCTTCAGACGACTAGTCTTTAGACTATGACAAtagtctttagactgtgggcgGTAGCCTTCAGACGACTAGTCTTTAGACTATGACAGCAGTCTTTAGACTGTGTGCGGTAGCCTTCAGACGACTAGTCTTTAGACTATGACAGCAGTCTTTAGACTGTGTGCGGTAGCCTTCAGACGACTAGTCGTTTAGACTATGACAGtagtctttagactgtgggcgGTAGCCTTCAGACGACTAGTCTTTAGACTATGACAGTAGtattaaccatttaataacGCAGAAGTTTAGAGGAACGCAGCAGCATTTCCCTCTAAATCAGACACAAGGacccagacagacagacgctcTACTCACATGAAGCTGCTCATCATTTGCTTGGTGTCCTCGGAGCTGCGCGAGTTGGCGAAACTGATGAAGGAGCAGTAAACGGCGATCCAGGCGCACCACTTCAGCTGGACACACACATCAGACAGTCAGATGGCAGGAAATCAATAAAACCACCTGTGTTTTAAACATTTAGTCCTGCCAGTCAGTCgatcagtccagtccagtccagatAAACTGCAGGGGACGATTCTGTCCTGCTCTAAACTCAGCGCCGACACGCTGAGCTGCTGCAGCGCATCACTAACAATCACAGGGTGAGGGAGACACTGACATACCTCCCCTTTAATTTACTGATATTTTTAGACCGTTCTGTGGACAGAAACGAGCCCAAAAGAGTCCCCTGCCTCTCACACGCCAGTGACCGCTCACAGGACACTCCACCTCGTAAAAGCTTCAGGCTGTAGAGATTTTTATCCTGTAGTACCGTCAGACGAACACAGGCAGTCCTGAACCAGCTGCATCTGATATACTGGGGAATTTGACCTGTTAACTGTGGCCACATTTCTGCCGGAAGGGGGCGCTGTTCCCACAGACTTTGTTCTACGATCACGATCTCGGGCTGTGTTCAGATTAAAACCTCACTGCTCAGATCCGATTATCTGCTCAGATCccatctctctgactcgatgctTCCccctcgtttaggtcagtgactctaatcggtcattaatgctcctgaactgaccctcatgagctcctcctgctcagtgACATcccgtgactgaatcactgcatcatcagcacaaactaacgagcagaacgagctttgctgagaagatcattaactctgataagctctcagcttcattattagagccagacggaggagaaaaacgtgagacgagctgcttttccaccgtttacaggctttaacggctGTTCGgcactgttgccatggtaacgctgaatgatggagaAAAAGCGCATggattccgatctgagcgtccaTCGGacacgtatccgatctaggaccacatatgaacgTGGGTCAGGTCGGAtgtgaaaagatcagatttgtgtccacacagcgcTGAAAACagcagatctgagtcacatcagggcagaGAATCGGATCTGAGCCTCTTCAGCCTGGTAACGGGAACGCAGCCTCTGTCTGAAACACTCATTTCATCAGACCAACTGTCTGAGTGACTCAGAGTAACAGAAGGCAGCAGCTCATTTCCTCCTGACTCTGATCTCTACACTGATCTCTGATCCGTGCCATCGGGGCTCTGTGGAGAGCCGTAATCACGCCGAGCCTCTGTAAAATCAGTACAGTTCTAGATTTGTGCCGCTTCACGCAAACGCCCCTTTTTGAGCatggggtgcacaaacttttgcacaccacGGCATATATGCACGTGTGCTCACGCAACACGTTTAGTGACCCGAGCTCTGACAAACTGACCCGACCGCACAGCGGACGCTCTGAGAAAACGCGTAAAGGTCCCTGTTTTGGTGTAAACACGTCGTCGTCTGAAGCCGCAGGTCACCTTGAGCATCAGCCCACACATGCTGAAGATCATGCCGAGCAGGTTCATGTAGTCTGGGGTGGGGTCCTCCAGGGTGGGGTtggagtctgtgctggggggcTTGTAgctgcacaaacaaacaaaagctgctTGAGAACAGGTTTACAGTGAAAGTTCAACCGGCACTCACATGTTCCGTTTTCTCCTGATGTAGTTCAGAACAGCAGAGTGATGGTGATGCTGGGCTACTGCACCAAAACATCTGCATTCAGTCATTTTATAGTGTtaataactcaaataaataatattatacatCTCTGTAATGATAACGAAGGTGGGCTTAGTCTTAATGTATACCTTGATAATGAGCCCTTATAATGAAACACACTATATGTAACTTTTTtggtatattatatatatgtgtgtgtgtgtgtatgtgtgtgtttgtgtgtgtgtgtgtgtataagcaTGGTTTTGTATGGTTCAATGCCCTCTGAAGCACATTTAACCATTGAGACGGCTGTAAAGATGACCATAAAGACGGTTGCAGAGACGGCTGTAAAGACCGCCGTAGAAGCGGCTGTAAGGACAACCATACAGATGGCTGTAAAGATAACAGTAGAGACGACTGTAAAGACGACCGTGGAGACAGCTGTAAAGACGGCTGTAGAGACGACCGTAGAGGCGGCTGTAGAGACGACCGTAGAGGCGGCTGTAAAGACGACCGTAGAGGCGGCTGTAAAGACGACCGTAGAGGCGGCTGTAAAGACGGCTGTAGAGACGACCGTAGAGGCGGCTGTAAAGACGACCGTAGAGGCGGCTGTAAAGACGACCGTAGAGGCGGCTGTAAAGACGACCGTAGAGACGGCTGTAAAGACGACCGTAGAGACGGCTGTAAAGACTTACAGCAGTTAAATCTCTGCAACTCGCTTCGACCTACAGCCTCTAAAGCCTCCTCTCATGACAGCAGTGGACGTTTGAGCTGAAACCGGCTCGTCACTACGGGATTAATAATCCTCATAATCTGATTCAGTCTCACCTCCAATCTCCTCAACTGACGTGGCCGAGCCTGCACTAGTGAACCGAACACGCCATTAATTCCATTAATTAACATCATAAACACGCAGATTATCTTTTATTAAAACGGGTCGAGGATGCATTAATAACACTGTATAACATTAATAACAGTATATAACAGTATTAATAACAGCAATATAACAGTATTAATAACAGCATATAACAGTATTATTAACAGTATTAGGAGCTACAACCTCGAGGACGTCCTATGCTGACGTCGCGGCATCTGATTGGCCCGGGTGAGTGCGAGTGACGACACGCGCTGACGTCGCGGTCTCTGATTGGTCTAGATTTTAAAGACTTTAAAAAGCCTCGTTGTAGCTTAGCATTACGGTTTACGCGAATAAACGCGAATAAACGCGAACAGACGTGAATAAACGCGAATGGACCCGAATAAACCCGAACAGACCCGAATACTCCGGCCCGAAACAGCGGCGCGGGGCTGCGCTCGCCAGTCCGCAGCCTGGGCGCCCGGGAGCGCTTACAGAGCGGCCGCGGCGTTGTTGATCAGCCGAGCCTTCCTCCTTTAAACCCACCGGAATATCTTATTGGGTCTCCGCGGGTCCGTCATGCTGTTAGCGCTCATCCCGCCGCTCCAGCCCGCCGCTCTCGGGTCCTCCGCGCTTCACTCGCTCGGCTTGATCCGCACAACCCCGCAGACGGAGCTCGACAGGCGGCCAGCCGGACACTGAGCTCGGCTGCGGGCCTCCGGCTCGgtgtgtcaaaataaaagtctccaaAAAAGCGAAAATGAACGACAAACTATGGAaaagtttcatttcttttttctttctttctatggAATCAATGTACAAACAGTAACGGCAGTGCAGTGCACACTTACCTCACTTTGATATTGCAGTAACCatctcaaataaaaaataaaacaataataatacgcttaaaaatgcatacataaataaaatcataaaaacgaaattaaaggggggggggggtgttagggGAGACACAGTTACTCCGCAGTGTCTTTCAaaccatttttataaattaatTTGAGTcactttttggcatttttctctttttcgtgCACTCCACGGTACCTAAATAGCACACGAGCTCCttataaaacaggtaaaaagaTGTTGTTCCTCACTTTGTGTATGAAAAATGTTCctaacagtaaaataataaaatatcagcGCGCAGCTGTTTGAATATCTTTACAGAAACGCCCCGAACAGTGAAACTTAATGCGAGTTTATTTATATGACTGTCAATCAAACAGATGAGCTCAtacagtttgttttaaaaagaaaagaaaagtaaaggAGAAAAGACACGATTAAAACAACGAAAATCATTcagataaaaaaatagaaatcaaattattatatctaaaaaaatgaaattaaaaattaaaagtcaGATCAGGATAAAAATGCAGTGACTGCGCAGCTTAAgcagttgctaggtggttgctagggagtAGGTGATATAGTATTTAAGGTAGTGGCAAAGGTGGTGATAACTGGTTGCTACGGTACACcgggtggttgctagagtgctggtttctatggtattccaggtggttgttaggtggttgctattaCATGAATGCAAATGATTCTTGAAGTGTTCGTGaatttatatagaaccactgtctttcctaaagaacccttggagaaccatcttggATGAACCTTATGGGGAACTGACAGATTAAGATTTTAGTGAGCTTTAGAAACACAATATGCTGATTAGCGATCTGCTAAACTTAGAGATCTCCACCTCCCCCAATGTTGACGACCAGCCGAGACATGCTTGGAATCCTTGCAGCTAATGTCGCTAATACTAAacgtcaatagtcacccaaatcattGAGGTGGGACAGACGTGGTTTAGGACGCAGTGAGAATCACTGTGAGCTGCAAACatcagaggtggatgaagtacataaatcatgtacttgagttaaagtagattcccagtaaaagtagaagttcctccctttagacctccacttgagtaaaagtactaaagtatttcccttcaaatgtacttaagtataaagtaaaagtactaaaagagtaattctggctctgatgtcctgttatcatttttataaccagactggcttcatgaactcatttcaggtgaaagtcctccagcatctctcttggtaaaccagtcttttaatagaacgtcattaattagtgacgctgacgtctattaaaatgatcagaagcacaaaacactgaaggtaaacagtttccatcagggagaaccaagtggctctgaaatcactttttacacacaagcaaagtttcagtttcagatttatttacaacttagttccaagtttaagttgaataaaaactggctttaaactcaggatcacagatgagctcctttactatgttgatctgtaggcgtctgttcataaacataaaccagcccaaactcatttactataaaatgaaatggtgtttgtagaaattcagaaaaaagccgcgtcagtctcgactgcatatgtggacatatttctatattgagctctatttacacaaagttaggttagttcatcatttatgttgaacagactctcccaaagttttacgctgctgcgctgacgttgaaccgcgtgctgcactgggtcggtatgaccaacaggtcaaaaccaacTAAACAAAGTGGGGAAGAACCTGTCGGACGCTGTCATCGACAGTGTGGTGGAGAAAAGCGCGTTCAATTACATGAAGAAAGACCCCAAAGCCAACTATGACTGCTTGCCTGAGAGCGACAAGGTCCCCGGGAGCAGTTTCCTCCGCAAAGGTAAGAGTATCTTAGTGACGCTGGACATGTGCAGCGTTTTACCTTAGTGACGAATGCAGAAACTATGCCGTGTATCTGTTGGACGTCTCATCTCATGCTGTCATTCCTACTGATGGGCTTTCTGTAATGGAATAAAgcactgggcaaaagtcagagaccaccagtCAAACAGCCATTATAATatcagctctgtgagggtcagtgagtctctcttcaccttcattccagcttccgttcttctcaggagcctcactttgaGCTCCtgaaagaacctgcagacacgcctccaaagctcagtctgagaagctgttTGATGAttaaacccattcagtggtgctgaggtatggactctggggtggtcagtccatcgttcagcttctttgtctgatgtgtccgtctccttttctcagtgaggttcttcttgatcagctacacgtcctttcagacccacagcgctgagtggtcttctcacagtggaaggatggacagaagcacctgtggatgttttcagatctgaagcagcttgatcttctcctctctctcagagatcaaagctttcagtgctgtttatctgatgggggcagttttggtggctaccagctcttccaggtggttgttaggaggaacATTTTCTCTTGAGCTTTTCTCTGTAg
It contains:
- the wdr83os gene encoding protein Asterix; the protein is MSANSMTDPRRPNKIFRYKPPSTDSNPTLEDPTPDYMNLLGMIFSMCGLMLKLKWCAWIAVYCSFISFANSRSSEDTKQMMSSFMLSISAVVMSYLQNPQPMSPPW